A window of Microcystis aeruginosa FD4 contains these coding sequences:
- a CDS encoding DUF1825 family protein, with amino-acid sequence MGFFDSEVVQQEARQLFEDYQSLTQLGSEYGKFDREGKIIFIDRMEELMERYKIFMKRFELSEDFSAQMTVEQLKTQLGQFGMTPQMMFDQMQQTLERMKAEIR; translated from the coding sequence ATGGGATTCTTTGACTCAGAGGTGGTTCAACAGGAAGCTAGACAGCTATTTGAAGATTACCAGTCCCTCACACAACTAGGCAGCGAGTACGGGAAATTCGATCGAGAGGGTAAAATCATCTTTATCGATAGGATGGAGGAGTTAATGGAACGCTACAAGATATTTATGAAGCGTTTTGAGTTATCTGAGGATTTTTCCGCCCAAATGACCGTAGAACAGCTAAAAACCCAATTAGGTCAATTTGGTATGACTCCCCAAATGATGTTCGACCAAATGCAGCAAACCCTTGAACGGATGAAGGCAGAAATTCGCTAA
- the uppS gene encoding polyprenyl diphosphate synthase: MTVKPSLSPELPTDLDKNRLPQHVAVIMDGNGRWAKNRGLPRIMGHQRGVDALKDLLRCCRDWGIPALTAYAFSTENWGRPLEEVEFLMTLFERVLRRELEEMMQQNVKIRFIGNLSVLPESLRREIAKSHAETSKNSGIQFTVATNYGGREEIVQACQAIARQVQRGLVSPEAIDESLFEQYLYTAGIPNPDLLIRSSGEMRISNFLLWQMAYAEIYVTDTLWPDFDRVQFHHALKDYQGRHRRFGKL, translated from the coding sequence ATGACTGTTAAACCGAGCTTGTCACCAGAATTACCTACGGATTTAGATAAAAACCGTTTGCCTCAGCACGTCGCAGTGATTATGGATGGGAACGGTCGTTGGGCGAAAAATCGTGGTTTGCCGCGGATTATGGGCCATCAACGGGGAGTAGATGCACTCAAAGACTTGCTGCGCTGTTGTCGCGACTGGGGGATTCCTGCTTTAACTGCTTATGCTTTTTCTACGGAAAATTGGGGTCGTCCCCTAGAGGAAGTAGAGTTTTTAATGACTCTCTTCGAGCGGGTTTTGCGGCGGGAATTAGAAGAAATGATGCAGCAAAATGTCAAAATTCGCTTTATTGGTAATTTATCAGTCTTGCCAGAGTCTTTAAGACGGGAAATTGCTAAATCTCACGCAGAAACTAGCAAAAATTCTGGTATTCAATTTACGGTGGCTACTAATTATGGTGGCCGAGAGGAGATCGTGCAAGCTTGTCAGGCGATCGCTCGTCAGGTGCAACGGGGTTTAGTCTCCCCAGAAGCGATCGATGAATCTCTCTTTGAACAGTATCTTTATACTGCTGGGATTCCTAACCCAGATCTGTTAATTCGCAGTAGTGGGGAAATGCGAATTAGTAATTTTTTACTCTGGCAAATGGCCTACGCGGAAATCTACGTTACTGATACCCTCTGGCCCGATTTCGATCGAGTGCAATTTCACCACGCTTTAAAAGATTATCAGGGTCGTCATCGTCGTTTTGGCAAATTATAA
- the cdaA gene encoding diadenylate cyclase CdaA produces MSGFFLDPRRLLSWILSHGLLFLDFGLVFLLTYMLLLIIGERRTFWMVRGLIYLMLASVISDALGLRLLGLVLEKLILGAAVAIAVIFQSEFRRFLELLGKGQVWELFKKSSPTPKTDNVIDELVDAVKDLSQNRTGALMVLETSGNLDTKVFVNPGVTLNGQVSKELIQTIFQTKTLLHDGAVFIRGDRVVAAGVILPLSERSTSRQLGTRHRAAMGITERLDNCICIVVSEETGSISLASGGNLDRPLTSSKLKELLEAKFSPSGEGEVVAPSWGRLGRTIGLKGRLILEKFSRSPRATPKDRK; encoded by the coding sequence ATGTCGGGTTTTTTTCTGGACCCTCGCCGGTTATTGTCCTGGATTCTCAGCCATGGTCTGTTATTCCTAGACTTTGGGTTAGTTTTCCTGCTTACCTATATGCTGCTGCTAATTATCGGCGAGCGGCGTACCTTTTGGATGGTGCGAGGACTAATCTATTTAATGCTGGCCTCGGTGATTAGCGATGCTCTAGGATTGCGCTTGCTGGGGTTAGTCCTAGAAAAATTGATTTTGGGGGCAGCAGTGGCGATTGCTGTGATTTTTCAGTCGGAATTCCGCCGTTTTTTAGAATTATTGGGCAAAGGTCAAGTGTGGGAATTATTTAAAAAAAGTTCCCCCACTCCCAAGACTGATAATGTCATTGATGAGTTAGTGGACGCGGTGAAGGATCTATCTCAAAATCGCACCGGCGCGCTGATGGTATTAGAAACCAGTGGCAATCTTGACACCAAGGTGTTTGTCAATCCGGGAGTGACGCTCAATGGCCAAGTATCTAAGGAATTAATTCAAACTATTTTTCAAACTAAAACTTTACTGCACGATGGGGCCGTATTTATTCGGGGCGATCGAGTGGTGGCCGCTGGTGTTATTCTACCCTTATCGGAGCGCAGTACCTCTAGGCAATTAGGCACCCGTCATCGGGCAGCCATGGGCATTACCGAAAGGCTAGATAATTGTATCTGTATTGTGGTTTCTGAGGAAACTGGCTCGATTTCCCTCGCGTCGGGGGGGAATTTGGATCGGCCTTTAACCAGTAGTAAACTAAAAGAGCTTCTCGAAGCGAAGTTTTCTCCGTCGGGAGAGGGGGAAGTGGTCGCACCGAGTTGGGGACGTTTAGGGCGTACAATTGGCTTAAAAGGTCGTCTAATCTTAGAAAAATTCTCCCGTTCGCCCAGAGCAACCCCGAAAGATAGAAAATGA
- a CDS encoding aromatic ring-hydroxylating oxygenase subunit alpha, whose product MTSLLRDFWYVATPANKLKPGQLMAKKMLGEPIVVGRRQDGEVFALRDICPHRGIPLHHGWIEGDGVYCCYHGWKFNTSDGVCSEIPSLTEHDRLDISRICVTSYPCREIQGHIWVFIPADSKREINQENLPPVPTISDFGKLTPKIAETIPFDCNIDHAVVGLMDPAHGPYVHTSWWWRSGPRQFRVKEKQYEPVPLGFRLAPYDMPVSAKPYKILGNKVSIEIVFELPSVRTEILRGDRYLACAFTAITPIDENHCEVHQSLYYTIPWLAFLTPLLRYLTRQFLKQDRDVVIKQQEGLSYHPALMLIDDADTQAKWYYRLKQEYEKSQAEKRDFVNPIKAQILRWRS is encoded by the coding sequence ATGACTAGCTTACTGCGCGACTTTTGGTATGTGGCCACACCGGCAAATAAACTTAAACCCGGTCAGCTAATGGCCAAAAAAATGCTAGGTGAACCGATTGTTGTCGGCAGGAGACAGGATGGAGAAGTGTTCGCATTGCGGGATATTTGCCCCCATCGTGGCATTCCGCTGCACCATGGCTGGATTGAAGGGGATGGGGTTTACTGTTGCTATCACGGCTGGAAATTTAACACTAGCGATGGCGTTTGTTCTGAGATACCCTCATTAACTGAACACGATCGCCTTGATATTAGCAGAATTTGTGTCACCAGTTATCCCTGTCGCGAAATACAAGGTCATATTTGGGTGTTTATTCCGGCAGACTCAAAAAGAGAAATTAATCAAGAAAATCTGCCTCCTGTGCCGACTATTAGTGATTTTGGCAAACTTACACCGAAAATAGCCGAAACTATCCCTTTCGATTGCAATATTGACCATGCAGTGGTGGGATTGATGGATCCGGCCCACGGTCCCTACGTTCATACTTCTTGGTGGTGGCGCAGCGGTCCGCGCCAATTTCGGGTCAAAGAAAAACAATACGAACCTGTTCCCCTCGGTTTTCGTCTTGCCCCCTATGATATGCCCGTAAGTGCGAAACCCTATAAAATTTTGGGTAATAAAGTATCGATTGAAATTGTTTTTGAATTACCCTCGGTGCGTACAGAAATACTACGAGGTGATCGCTATTTGGCCTGTGCTTTTACGGCAATTACTCCCATCGATGAAAATCACTGCGAAGTCCATCAAAGTTTATACTATACGATTCCTTGGTTGGCATTTTTAACCCCTCTTTTGCGTTATTTAACCCGACAATTCCTCAAACAGGATCGCGATGTGGTGATTAAACAACAGGAAGGACTTAGTTATCATCCAGCTTTGATGTTAATTGATGATGCCGATACCCAAGCCAAATGGTATTATCGCCTCAAGCAAGAATACGAAAAATCTCAAGCAGAAAAACGGGATTTTGTCAACCCCATTAAAGCACAAATTTTACGGTGGCGCAGTTAG
- a CDS encoding Hpt domain-containing protein, giving the protein MDSANNQKILGYFIEEAKEHLETLEQGILDLGNLVNNTEQMNEMFRAAHSIKGGAAMLGYTSIQKTAHRLEDAFKILKENPIQVDQKLESLFLKGYDLLQILIDKLQSPLGLQAEEANAIVKNGEPTFAELGVHLKYLLGQGKSTPAIAAASSISISVRDILQQMLQLFKQEETSASRQQLQELILSLSQLASEPQKWQYLVKNAQSALANPKHSYRTLAPVIIKELKQASDLLEWGRGEEITVSQELQLLATAKLPQILITLEPELVASTLLQMFNRQQVSQLVELLQTRG; this is encoded by the coding sequence GTGGACTCCGCTAACAATCAGAAAATTCTCGGCTATTTCATCGAAGAAGCAAAAGAACACCTCGAAACTTTGGAACAGGGAATTTTAGACTTAGGCAATCTCGTGAACAACACTGAACAGATGAACGAGATGTTTCGAGCCGCCCATTCCATCAAGGGGGGGGCGGCCATGTTAGGTTATACCAGTATCCAAAAAACTGCTCACCGTCTTGAGGATGCTTTCAAAATACTGAAAGAAAATCCCATACAAGTCGATCAAAAATTAGAATCTTTGTTTCTGAAAGGTTATGATCTGCTTCAGATATTGATCGATAAGCTGCAGAGTCCCTTAGGTTTGCAAGCAGAGGAAGCTAACGCTATCGTTAAAAACGGTGAACCGACTTTTGCCGAATTAGGGGTCCATCTTAAGTATCTTCTCGGCCAAGGAAAATCTACCCCAGCTATTGCGGCAGCGTCTTCTATCTCCATCAGCGTCAGAGATATCCTGCAACAGATGTTACAACTGTTCAAACAGGAAGAAACCAGTGCTTCCCGTCAGCAATTACAAGAATTAATTTTATCTCTGTCTCAATTGGCTTCAGAACCACAAAAATGGCAATATTTAGTTAAAAATGCCCAATCAGCCCTGGCTAACCCCAAACATTCCTATCGCACTCTCGCCCCAGTTATTATTAAAGAATTAAAACAAGCCAGTGATTTATTAGAATGGGGTCGCGGGGAAGAAATCACCGTCAGTCAAGAATTGCAATTATTAGCCACCGCCAAATTACCACAAATCCTGATTACCCTGGAACCGGAATTAGTAGCTAGTACCCTGCTGCAAATGTTCAATCGCCAACAGGTCTCGCAACTGGTAGAGTTATTACAAACCAGGGGTTGA
- a CDS encoding RRXRR domain-containing protein, giving the protein MERVPVISKEGKPLMPTKPSRARRWIKEGKAIGKFNDLGIFYVQLTTEPSDNKTQPIAIGIDPGKLFSGIGVQSPLFTLWKAHLELPFKRVRECLDNRRLMRRGRRGRRINRQLPFNLRAHRQKRFSNRTNSKLAPSIKTNRQLELRVVSELTKIYPITDIYFEYIKADIALTSRRKGAKSGKGFSPVMVGQKWAIEQLSQLATVHTRFGWQTSNLRKHLRLEKSKNKAEQSPESHANDGIALACFQFLDYWPFHTSNGHGYDWKGSVEVTNAPFAVIKRPPISRRQLHLMVFSKGGKRRKYGGSTTRHGFRKGDLVSSPKGIGYVSGDTEKQLSVSDTNGQRLGQMAVSKIQLIRRSNGLIVSHQLI; this is encoded by the coding sequence ATGGAAAGAGTTCCTGTTATCTCAAAAGAAGGAAAACCGTTAATGCCCACCAAACCCAGTCGGGCTAGACGGTGGATTAAGGAAGGAAAAGCTATCGGCAAATTCAACGACTTAGGTATTTTCTATGTCCAGCTAACCACTGAACCTTCCGACAACAAAACCCAACCGATTGCTATTGGTATTGACCCGGGTAAATTATTCTCTGGAATTGGTGTTCAATCCCCTCTTTTTACTCTTTGGAAGGCTCACTTAGAACTTCCTTTTAAGCGAGTAAGAGAGTGCCTGGACAATAGACGGTTAATGCGAAGAGGACGTAGAGGAAGACGGATTAACCGCCAACTTCCTTTTAATCTAAGAGCGCATCGACAAAAGCGATTTTCTAATCGGACAAATTCTAAGTTAGCACCAAGTATTAAAACCAATCGTCAACTTGAACTTCGAGTCGTTTCCGAACTAACCAAAATCTATCCAATTACCGATATTTACTTTGAGTACATCAAAGCCGATATTGCTCTAACTTCCAGGAGAAAAGGAGCTAAGTCTGGAAAAGGTTTCTCGCCAGTTATGGTCGGACAGAAATGGGCTATTGAGCAACTATCTCAATTGGCAACAGTCCATACTCGCTTTGGTTGGCAAACCTCTAATCTTAGAAAACATTTGCGACTAGAAAAGTCCAAAAATAAAGCAGAACAATCACCAGAAAGTCATGCTAACGATGGCATTGCTCTTGCCTGTTTTCAGTTTTTAGATTATTGGCCATTTCACACTTCTAATGGTCATGGATACGATTGGAAGGGTTCTGTTGAAGTAACAAACGCTCCCTTTGCTGTCATCAAACGTCCTCCTATTAGTCGTCGTCAACTTCACCTGATGGTTTTTTCCAAAGGTGGTAAACGACGTAAATATGGTGGCTCTACCACAAGACATGGGTTCCGTAAAGGAGATTTAGTTTCTTCTCCCAAAGGAATTGGTTATGTTAGTGGAGATACCGAAAAACAGCTATCTGTAAGCGATACCAATGGTCAACGATTGGGACAGATGGCTGTTAGCAAGATTCAGTTAATTCGTCGTTCTAACGGTTTAATTGTTTCTCACCAACTCATATAA